CACAAAAAGCTAAGGTACTAAGAATTGGACATATATCTCCCTCTTTAGGCCTATAAATATACATGAATCCAAAGCCATGTTCTCCATGCACACAAGAAACTAATTAGAGCCACTTCCTATATCCAAAAAGAGAGGCACATATTATTAGCCCCTTAATTTCCATATAGGAAACTAAGAAATGGCACCAAAAAACAAGTATGATGAAGGCTCTTGTGTTGAAAACAAATCCATAGTTGAGTCTCTATACAAGGCACTTCTTGGAGAAGGGCAAATGGAAATGGTTTCAAAGGTGCTAGCAAGTGATCTTGAATGGTGGTTCCATGGCCCCCCAGAATGCCAACACATGATGAAGGTCCTCACTGGTGAAACAGCACACAACAAAGGCTTCAAGTTTGAGCCTAGAAGCTTCACATCCATAGGAGATTGTGTTATCACTGAAGGGTGGGAAGGACAAGCCTATTGGGTTCATGTTTGGACATTGAAGAATGGCTTGATAACTCAATTTAGGGAGTATTTCAACACATGGCTTGTTGTTAGGGATTTGAGTCCTCCAAGGTGGGAGATCAAGCAAAATAGCTTGACTCTTTGGCAGAGCCAGCCTCGCGATTTGTATCGTAGGTCACTTCCGGGGCTGGTTCTAGCCATTTAGTACgtatttatttagattttttgtCTATAATTTTTAGACTgtaatttgagaaaaaatttataaaaatgtaaCTTTTGAACTTGCCATAGTTCTAAGAAGTCTCAATTGAAAAATGTATCATAATTTTTTAGGTACAAGTTATGGTTGTGCAACTTGTGTGTACTTGATTTTGTCATATGATTGTGGCCCCTATAGTCTACATGGGTTAAACATAAATGTAGTTGTTTTGCCCAACTAGAATGAATTTTCATGCATATATTTAGGTTGTGGATTATGGACAAtgttaatttttagaataaaaattaaagtaaattactaaattttaatattgtatttggcaagtaattcaaaataaacataaagatatTGAGACAAAAATAAGACATCACTTTCATGTCTCTATGTTTATTGTTTCCTAGTGTTTGAGTGgacaaaaaaattgaacaattttcttataaaataaaagcaatagAAGTataattttgtgtcttttctcaTAATAACACAAATAACATTactttctaataaaaataatagttaatttaaaCCAAAATCAAAATGTGTGTTTTTCATGTCAttgctttgtttaatttatttaatttgttgcgttgcctcttcctccttctgGAATGACAATGGTACTTGGCGGTAACATCAATGCAATAGAAATGAACAAAAAATCTAAGCAAATTGCAAATGCAGAAGCCTTATTTGACTTTGATGAAGAGCCAAAGGGGTCACAAAATGGGGccacattttttaataaattagttaatttgGCCAATTTTGTCTCGAAAATGGTGCCTAAATTTTGGcggatatataaaaataaaaagaaaatgtctttttgtaatttgtgaATTACCTTTTGTATGTAATATTCagagtattatttttgttaaaatgcCAACCAAGCAATAATTCTGAACTTTTGTTGCTTCTTTAGGAAAGGCGaataattgaattattgaaaAGGGGAATCATTGGATTCAACAAGCTTCCTAATTCCTATTAATTAAGGACATAACTACACTTTTCTGTAAGACACAATTATTGTTCTTTAGGCCAACTGAACATAATAGAACTTTTTGACTTCTTTTTGGCAggaattttaatataattggactattttttcttaattttttgatataatttaggaaagccaaaaaaaaatcaatggtTATGAGATCTCAAGGAGTGTCCTTTTTCCCtttaataatgaataaaaatactatttatatattaaattaactactaaaattAGCCACCGATATATTTGTTGAAACTAGACATGTATACATAACACGAAATTTTCTCTCCTCATGTTCTTCTAATGACATTATCTTCCACATTAATTCTCAGTGCAATTGGAGCCTCCATAACATGATTTTTCTGTTTCTCTTCAGACCAAACCTTATTAGACAAACTAGGACTGCTCCAAAGTGAAGAAGAATTGAACATTCCATGATTCTGACTTTTGCatgagaattcatcttcaacTATGTCATAGAATTCCACTGTTCTAACTTCTTGTGCAAGAGAACACCAACAACAGAATAGCCATTGCATGCAATCACTAACATTTTGATTCCCACAAcaaagtttattattattatttggtggCAAATTGAACCTTCTCCTCATTTGAATCCTCCAATATCCACCATAGAGTAAACCAAAAACTGAAAGCAATATACCAATGAACCCCATGATTCTTCTTAGATTCTCATCATCAATGTGCAATGCAGCAAGATTAAAGATGCAAAAGGGTGCcatacaaaatagaaaaaaagttgAAATGTGAACATAAATGTTACCAAAGTGAAGCCTTTTCATGTTCCTTCCAAAAGTGCAAAATCCACAGAAGAGTGTTTGGTATGCAACAGAAAGATTTTGCTTAAGATCAAATAGTCCTCCTCTCCATTCAGGTGCATACTCAATAACAACAAGGCCATGATCATTTCTTGATGCAAAAGAAAAGCTCGTTTCGGACGGTAATCTTGAACCGGTTGAACAATATACTTCATCAGATTCATATTCCTTGCCTAGAGGGCTAACAAAGCAGTATAGTCCTGTGAAAATCGGAGCAGCAATTGCGATTGAGATGCATATACCAACTGCAACGGCCGGCCTTTTAGACCGGTCGAACCCTAAATTAAGGCTGCATAATGCATATTGAGCAAAGCAATTAACATGGAGTAACACAATAACAACCATCATGTGAAAAAATTCATGAGGCTTGGGATTTCCATTCTTGCAATACAAGTTTCTGAGGATTGTTATGTCTTCTTGTTTCCACctaagaagaagaacaagatggTAGAATCTCTTTGGATGTTGATATAGACACATGAGAGTGAATAGAGCATTGAGGATTTGGTTGTTTGCTTCAAACCATTCATCTCTttgggatttcttggtgaggATTCTGTTTAGCATTCCTGTCATAACTAGGAAGAGAATCGCGCCGGAGACGATGACACAAGTTATCCATAGAAGAAGTGCCATGTTCAAGGGATTCTTGATCCATTGCTTGCAAGTTGTGCTAATACATGACCAATCAATCTTCTTGGAAAAAATAGCATTCTTGAAAGGATTCATAAGATTTTCCTGTAAAAAATGTGAAATCAGTCTCTGAGGTTTGAACATGTTGGAAATAATTCTCAACATTCTGTTGTTCAGTTTTTGATGAAGCCTTTCATCATTAACCTCAACAAAACCATTTGGGTTTTGAGTTTCATCCAAGGTTGTTTCTTGCAAGCTTTGTCCAATCACTAGCATGAGACATAATAATGACCTGATTATCTGCATTGAAGAAGTCCATGAAAGATTCAAAGCTGACTGAATGAAACCTCCAAAAGTGGATGCTATTCCAAGAAGCATTACTTGTGCAAGTTTGAGGTTCAGAGAGGATAAAGTAGAGAAAATACTTAATTTAGTCCTTGAAGTTACACTTGAGTTTCAATTTAGTTCTTAAAGTTTTAATTGTCTCAATTTAGTCCCTAAACTTTTCAATTGATTCTGTGACGGAAACCACCGCAGGAACTAAcgtgattaaaatttaaaaagtttagggactaaattgaggcaattaaaACTTCAATGACTAAATTGAAGTTCGAGTGTCACTTCAGGGACCAAACTGAATATTTTTTCGATAAAGTATTTATACTTTGATTGCTACTTTCCTTGGATTGTAAGACTTTCTCCCCTAAAATGATTCTCATATCAACAATGAAACTCAAATTACATAAAAGGCTAGATATAACACCAAAAGGGTGTTTTCAAGAGGCAGCTACATTTGCTAAGAAGAAATTGGAAGCAACAAAGTTTCAAATAAACATGGTTCATAGAAACACAAATTGCagctatatatatacatattgaaaaataaacaagagaaAAAACGATAATATCCAATACAAGTGAGGTTGGTGGAGGGACTCTTACCAATTTGGTGTCAACCCAGTTTCCTTAAGCTCTACATAGTACATACCACAATAATGCTGGAACAAAATTcagagaagaaataataataaaggtgGATGAAGTGAGAGAAACATGAATTTCAACatggaaaagcaaaataaaGTGTGACGTATATAAAATTTGCAACGGTTCTTGTTGAAGCAAAAGCGGGAAAATGTTTGAACTTTTAttcaaaaaagtaaaaaacattCGGTAGAGTGGTGGACCCTCCTTTTGATCAACGGTTAATGGATGCcaaaatttattgattggtgtaaatgaaaatatttagtaCTCATTTTGTTTATATACAGAATTAACAAGTTCATGATAAGATTCAATATTACTTGAAATatgaattaaacaaaaaaaaaaacagagagaaatTATTTGTAACATATATAAGGCTGTATCATATAAGGCTGTGGCCACATATTCCTATTCCTCTGTATGTTATTTGgtcttgaaaaataatttaaaatcaattaaataaaataaggctGTGGCCACATATTTTTGTCCTTTTGGggcttaacttttttttttggtatggGGGCTTAaggttttttttattacaacaAGAATCCAGCCAAGATTAGCCCAATGAAAATGGACCAGCATGATTTGCTAACAAAAATATCACATTATTAATTTCTTGACCTATTGTAATATTAATCACAATAACCAACTTGAGTTAGTTTACTAGTCTATTTAAGTAagtattagaatttaaattatgCCTTGTGTATGCAGCAACTAATTAACAGGTAGCAAACCCTTAAATAGAACTTATTAAATCTGTAATGAATTAGTCTTTGACCTGTCATACgttgaaaaaaagataatatatatgATCACATTTGATCAAATTTTCCAAAGACTTTTTGCTTTGGTAAGTGTAATTATGACACTGTAGAGACATTGCAATTTTACTACACCCGTGAGTTATAGCAATTTTGAGGTGGTATTTTTGAATCTATAATTATAAAACTCAAAGATCAAACCATAATTTGTATAATGCAAAATTGTCATATAAGCTGTAAATTTATTGATTAGAACTGTAGATTTTAGTTTAGAATCCTAATCTTTTTGTATGatgtttattaacaaaatgCCAATTAGTTATCTAACTGTTCTATTTATGGATACAACATCCATTGCTCCACAAGAGTAAATTGATATTCTAAATAGATGATAAACATTTCGAGCTTCATTATTACATAATAAGTAACAATATATATGTCTCTTGATCTATCTATTGTTAGAAGTAACCTAGTTTGCcaactaaatattttttcttagtaaaagaaataattttcaGTGGATTATTCAGCGTAAACAAATTGCATAGTTCAATAAACAGTTACGTGCAAAATACTCATAAATTGTTTCACCACCAACTACATTTACTTTCAAATCATCATAATCCGGAATGCATGatagaaattttattttcaaaatttatgaaaactaaaaaaaatatttgcaaGCATAAATCAACGAAGACTTTTTCTTAATTCGGCCAAGTGGATAGAATATATAGCTTTTGCAGTGGCCCAAAAAGCCCAAAAAAACTCAATTCTCGAGATATATTACAAAACGGTACAAAAAAAAAGGTGTCATCtcatcacaaaataaataactattctttttttattttttcccacATATTAAGTATTAATCTTGTGGAtctattttcatttaaaaatttattattggcTAATAAATTGTTACATATATAaaggaatttaaatttttaacatttatttaaagagaaaatttCACTCTTCTCCCTTACAAGATGTTAAAATGacactctctttctctttattttataaatgtacttTCTCCtcccttctaacttttaaaaaatctcctctttaatccattttaaactttttgtgttaactaatgttaactttatccaatttttaagaaaaaatattttttttaaaaaaaatacccattagaaaaaaatttattttttatcatcattaaattttgcttaccaaaatactctttaataaattattttttattgattaaattatattttttaaaaaaattaataattatattatttttttctaaaatatccttcaataattttttaattattaaattataattttaccaaaattttcgttaacaattttttatattttactattaattttttgatatctatatattattttaacattaaacaaaaaattttagtaagattaattttcaatatcaatatatattaattgttatacatattaatagtagtaagattttttttatttaatgttaaaataatatatattgatatcgaaaaattaatagtaaaatataaaaataattcttaacaaaaattttggtaaaatcacaatttaataattaaaagattatTGAAGGGTAGAtatcttagaaaaaataatttaattatgaatttttttaaaagtattttggtaaaaatacaatttagtcaataaaaaataatttgttaaaggatattttggtaagtaaaatttaatgataaaaaataaaatttttgttaatggatattttttcaaaaaataatttagtttttcttaaaaaatagataaagttaatatttgttaacacaaaaaaattaaaatggattaaagatgACGTTTCTTAAAAGTTAAAAGGAAGAGgaatgtacatttataaaatagagagGATGGAGGAAAGTGTCATTTTAGCATCTCGcagaaaaaaagtaaaattttctcTGACTTAAATGAacaaataaactaattaattacctgactaattcaaattaattttaaatagataACATTAAACCCTAATATAGATCTGTTATAATTCAATATCCCCAACTGAATCTAATACACCTTATCAACCCAAACACACTTTTTTAGAAGCATAATTAAACCATAAGATACTCAAAATTAGATTGTATCACACTAAAGTTGACAAAAATATAGTACGAACTCCtttcaaattcataataaatacaCTAGGTGAAATTAAATATTCATTGATTgtaaatatgttatttttttagggTTATATTAAGTAAtcaataacttctttaaataatatgaacaatAGGTCTTAAAATTGATCTAATTCAAGTAAAACATACTACATCTCCAAATTATttacctaaatcttaatattagaataactatCCACACACCTAGTGAATTAAACATCcaatatatcaattttttacattatttaatatttttattatctacctatacttttcctttttcttaatCCTTATTCCTCTTGAACAACCATATACTTAACTGATTGAATTTCTCTGTCCTCTCAAAGATAACCTCAAGTACGTAGTTACAATTGAACAAAATCGTTTGTATTTTTCACTACTAACTTAAACGtctttcaaattataaatactacTCTCCTTAAAGCTCTAGCACCCATATACGCCCAAACCAAGAATATACCTAATAAGGTTCTCTTGTTTGTTCTATATTCCTCTCAAGAAATGTAGTTTTATCCGAAATTAAAGTTATTATTAGACGAAAAAGAGGGGTAGTATTACCATGATGggttttatatgttttgttataATAGTCAACATAAATTTGCATGGATgccctacaaaaaaaaaacatgaattGACATAGGAGCTTACTTCGGTCCACTATGTTTTTGAAAGCGAtacttattttcaaattttcaaactatTCATCATATAACGTGTCAACTATAGCCATATTATATGTTTCCTTGCCGTACCCTAAATTTGGTCTTACTCATGAAAAATGTTCAATTAAATCACATTAATGTTGCCTTATATCGTACGTGTCAATTTTCTGTGCATGACGATTACAACTCAAATTAGTAGTTAATCTCATCAAGAATAGTCAAATTAATAAGAGTTCAATTAGAAAATTCAACTAATATTagttttataaaattgtttttttactttaaattttaaatcataaatcctttaaaaaatacatattaaaaacttgacaataaaaaataaattaatattgactaattaaaaattattttgtataatttaattaataattatacttCTTGAATTACTATAGGTTGATACTCAATTACCTATATATTATGAAAAAACTTTTAAGTGTATCGATATAtcagtattttatttatttttaaccgttaattttaattataaaaaatatatataattaaaattaacagttACATCAGTATACTTAAAAACTTTCCTATATTATGATGAGATGATGAACTACACAATTAAAATTTGAGTGTACTGTGTATCCATTATCCCCATTAGGGACacgataagaagaagaaaaggaaattcttaaa
This sequence is a window from Arachis duranensis cultivar V14167 chromosome 2, aradu.V14167.gnm2.J7QH, whole genome shotgun sequence. Protein-coding genes within it:
- the LOC107475683 gene encoding senescence associated gene 20, with product MAPKNKYDEGSCVENKSIVESLYKALLGEGQMEMVSKVLASDLEWWFHGPPECQHMMKVLTGETAHNKGFKFEPRSFTSIGDCVITEGWEGQAYWVHVWTLKNGLITQFREYFNTWLVVRDLSPPRWEIKQNSLTLWQSQPRDLYRRSLPGLVLAI
- the LOC107475430 gene encoding uncharacterized protein LOC107475430 isoform X1 — its product is MLVIGQSLQETTLDETQNPNGFVEVNDERLHQKLNNRMLRIISNMFKPQRLISHFLQENLMNPFKNAIFSKKIDWSCISTTCKQWIKNPLNMALLLWITCVIVSGAILFLVMTGMLNRILTKKSQRDEWFEANNQILNALFTLMCLYQHPKRFYHLVLLLRWKQEDITILRNLYCKNGNPKPHEFFHMMVVIVLLHVNCFAQYALCSLNLGFDRSKRPAVAVGICISIAIAAPIFTGLYCFVSPLGKEYESDEVYCSTGSRLPSETSFSFASRNDHGLVVIEYAPEWRGGLFDLKQNLSVAYQTLFCGFCTFGRNMKRLHFGNIYVHISTFFLFCMAPFCIFNLAALHIDDENLRRIMGFIGILLSVFGLLYGGYWRIQMRRRFNLPPNNNNKLCCGNQNVSDCMQWLFCCWCSLAQEVRTVEFYDIVEDEFSCKSQNHGMFNSSSLWSSPSLSNKVWSEEKQKNHVMEAPIALRINVEDNVIRRT
- the LOC107475430 gene encoding uncharacterized protein LOC107475430 isoform X2, whose translation is MLVIGQSLQETTLDETQNPNGFVEENLMNPFKNAIFSKKIDWSCISTTCKQWIKNPLNMALLLWITCVIVSGAILFLVMTGMLNRILTKKSQRDEWFEANNQILNALFTLMCLYQHPKRFYHLVLLLRWKQEDITILRNLYCKNGNPKPHEFFHMMVVIVLLHVNCFAQYALCSLNLGFDRSKRPAVAVGICISIAIAAPIFTGLYCFVSPLGKEYESDEVYCSTGSRLPSETSFSFASRNDHGLVVIEYAPEWRGGLFDLKQNLSVAYQTLFCGFCTFGRNMKRLHFGNIYVHISTFFLFCMAPFCIFNLAALHIDDENLRRIMGFIGILLSVFGLLYGGYWRIQMRRRFNLPPNNNNKLCCGNQNVSDCMQWLFCCWCSLAQEVRTVEFYDIVEDEFSCKSQNHGMFNSSSLWSSPSLSNKVWSEEKQKNHVMEAPIALRINVEDNVIRRT
- the LOC107475430 gene encoding uncharacterized protein LOC107475430 isoform X3, producing MLVIGQSLQETTLDETQNPNGFVEVNDERLHQKLNNRMLRIISNMFKPQRLISHFLQENLMNPFKNAIFSKKIDWSCISTTCKQWIKNPLNMALLLWITCVIVSGAILFLVMTGMLNRILTKKSQRDEWFEANNQILNALFTLMCLYQHPKRFYHLVLLLRWKQEDITILRNLYCKNGNPKPHEFFHMMVVIVLLHVNCFAQYALCSLNLGFDRSKRPAVAVGICISIAIAAPIFTGLYCFVSPLGKEYESDEVYCSTGSRLPSETSFSFASRNDHGLVVIEYAPEWRGGLFDLKQNLSVAYQTLFCGFCTFGRNMKRLHFVFGLLYGGYWRIQMRRRFNLPPNNNNKLCCGNQNVSDCMQWLFCCWCSLAQEVRTVEFYDIVEDEFSCKSQNHGMFNSSSLWSSPSLSNKVWSEEKQKNHVMEAPIALRINVEDNVIRRT